Sequence from the Brevundimonas sp. SGAir0440 genome:
ACTTCAAGGGGAACGCCGGCGGCGATCAGGGCGGCGATGGGCTGAATCTTGGGATCGCCCTGGGCCTGTTCTTCGAAGACACGACGCTTGGCGGCGCCCTTCAGGCCCAGGATCACCCGGCCCGCAGACATCAGATAGGGCAGGTTGATCGACAGCCGTTCGAGCGTCGGCGCCATGCCGTCGCGCCCATGCGGCACGCCCAGCACCGTGGGCTTCAGCGTCGGCGTCAGCAGGGTCTTCAGCGTCGGGCTCTCGGGGAACATGGAGCAGATATGGCCGTCCTCGCCCATGCCCAGCAGCACCGCATCAAACCGCCCGCCCGCATTGCCCAGGGCCTTGGCCGCCACGATGGCTGCGCGGTCCACGGTGACCTCGGGCGTATAGAGCGGGATGAAGCGGGCCGTCGCCGCCTTGTCCTGAAGCAGCACGTCGCGGATCAGACGGGCGTTCGAGTCCGGCGATGTCTCGGGCACATACCGCTCGTCCACCAGGGTCACGGCGATTTTGGACCAGTCCAGATCGGTCGCCGCCA
This genomic interval carries:
- the pgl gene encoding 6-phosphogluconolactonase — protein: MSETPAIETFASVETWAEAIAARLAETLGAAVRDHGQALFAGPGGSTPAPVYRRLAATDLDWSKIAVTLVDERYVPETSPDSNARLIRDVLLQDKAATARFIPLYTPEVTVDRAAIVAAKALGNAGGRFDAVLLGMGEDGHICSMFPESPTLKTLLTPTLKPTVLGVPHGRDGMAPTLERLSINLPYLMSAGRVILGLKGAAKRRVFEEQAQGDPKIQPIAALIAAGVPLEVLWTEEG